A genomic window from Anthocerotibacter panamensis C109 includes:
- a CDS encoding DUF4350 domain-containing protein, translating to MRHYRWLWFGLLGWLLTGCALLERPYSSYNNGPTGYGAWFALLQKLDLAPERWQERYSDLPEGPALLVRIDNNVEPRADLIAWVRAGNVLVELEEKTPSTNPTQDRIVPVPAVLGVHVSRGVHIPKSLTGQRQVLEQRVRPLITSREEAVNSSLALGSEQNPLLVVQPLGDGLYIYGVVADLALNRRLDQPDNYQFLSNLILRYRPAPESPVYLDEVIHGYGPQNQADATEKVSWWQYLMASPLALLGVQGLILLVVWAVGENQPLGLPLPSPAGNRTNGTEYIHALAATYERAGARRTALTLLIEQFRRTAALRLGSHANLPTPQLIHLWQQRTGSTAQVQALLEEETRTTPLSQGELLARVALLNRLHHEVDLE from the coding sequence TGGAGCTTGGTTTGCCCTGCTCCAAAAACTCGACCTCGCCCCAGAGCGCTGGCAGGAGCGCTACAGCGACCTACCGGAGGGACCGGCCCTACTCGTGCGTATCGACAACAACGTAGAACCCAGAGCGGACCTGATCGCGTGGGTCCGTGCCGGGAATGTCTTGGTCGAACTAGAAGAAAAAACACCGTCCACCAACCCGACCCAAGACCGCATCGTGCCCGTGCCCGCCGTGCTCGGGGTCCATGTCAGCCGGGGTGTCCATATCCCTAAAAGCCTCACCGGACAACGTCAGGTCCTTGAGCAGCGCGTGCGCCCCCTCATCACCTCCCGCGAAGAAGCGGTGAATAGTTCCCTGGCGCTGGGCAGTGAACAAAACCCACTCTTGGTCGTGCAACCGCTGGGCGACGGGCTGTATATCTACGGCGTGGTGGCGGACCTCGCCCTCAATCGCCGTCTTGACCAGCCGGACAACTATCAATTTCTGAGCAACCTGATCCTGCGCTACCGTCCTGCCCCGGAGAGCCCGGTCTATCTCGATGAAGTCATCCACGGCTATGGACCCCAAAACCAAGCAGATGCCACCGAAAAGGTTTCCTGGTGGCAGTACTTGATGGCTTCACCCCTGGCCTTGCTGGGAGTCCAGGGACTGATTTTGCTGGTGGTCTGGGCTGTGGGTGAAAATCAGCCGTTGGGCCTGCCCCTCCCGTCCCCTGCGGGCAATCGCACCAACGGCACGGAATATATCCATGCCCTAGCAGCTACCTATGAGCGTGCCGGAGCCCGTCGTACCGCGCTCACCCTGCTGATCGAGCAATTTCGACGTACCGCTGCGCTCCGGCTAGGCAGCCACGCCAACCTCCCGACCCCGCAACTTATTCATCTCTGGCAGCAGCGCACCGGCTCCACAGCTCAGGTACAAGCCCTGCTAGAGGAAGAGACCCGGACTACGCCCTTGAGCCAGGGTGAACTCCTAGCTCGCGTTGCGCTATTAAACCGCTTACATCATGAGGTAGACCTTGAGTAG
- a CDS encoding AAA family ATPase: MSSVVELGQRLRQSLSQVIVGQSPVIEGLIIALLADGHVLLEGFPGTAKTLLVKALAQRIAAKFSRVQLTPDVLPSDIVGTSIYDLDTRRFTLRQGPVFTSLLLADEINRTPPKTQSALLEAMEERQVTLDGISHPLPPLFCVVATQNPLEFEGTYPLPEAQLDRFLFKLQVGYPEPKAEKQMLLNFQKGFDSRLMTRQPLEAVATTEEVLAAREALQTITIEDSVLDYILELVQATRTLADLTLGASPRSALAWLACARAHAGLYGQGFVTPDNVKAVARPLLRHRLLLKPEAQIEGTTVEQVIQALLNQVAVPR, from the coding sequence TTGAGTAGTGTAGTAGAACTCGGCCAACGGCTACGCCAGAGCCTCAGCCAAGTTATTGTCGGTCAATCCCCCGTGATCGAAGGCTTGATCATCGCGCTTCTAGCAGATGGACATGTCCTACTCGAAGGCTTTCCTGGGACTGCAAAAACCCTCCTAGTCAAAGCCTTGGCCCAACGGATCGCAGCCAAGTTTTCACGGGTGCAGTTGACCCCGGATGTCCTGCCTAGTGACATTGTCGGTACCAGCATCTACGATTTGGACACGCGCCGTTTCACCCTACGCCAAGGGCCGGTCTTTACCAGTCTGCTGTTGGCTGATGAGATCAACCGCACCCCCCCCAAGACCCAATCTGCGCTCCTCGAAGCCATGGAGGAGCGGCAGGTGACCCTAGACGGCATCAGCCATCCCCTGCCCCCACTCTTTTGCGTCGTCGCCACCCAGAATCCACTGGAATTCGAGGGGACTTATCCGCTGCCGGAGGCCCAACTCGACCGCTTTTTGTTTAAGTTGCAGGTAGGCTATCCAGAGCCGAAAGCGGAAAAACAGATGCTCCTCAACTTCCAAAAAGGTTTCGACAGCCGCCTGATGACCCGCCAGCCGTTGGAGGCGGTTGCCACGACCGAGGAAGTCTTAGCCGCCCGCGAAGCATTACAGACGATCACCATCGAGGATTCGGTCCTGGACTATATCCTGGAGCTGGTCCAAGCTACCCGCACCCTAGCCGACCTGACTTTGGGGGCCTCCCCTCGTTCTGCTTTGGCTTGGCTGGCCTGCGCCCGTGCTCATGCAGGACTCTACGGTCAAGGCTTCGTCACCCCCGACAATGTCAAAGCGGTCGCCCGCCCCTTGTTGCGCCACCGCCTCCTGCTCAAGCCCGAAGCCCAAATCGAAGGCACTACGGTCGAGCAGGTGATCCAAGCACTTTTGAATCAGGTAGCGGTGCCCCGTTAG
- the cpdA gene encoding 3',5'-cyclic-AMP phosphodiesterase, giving the protein MAIVAPPPPKDLWRVVQLTDLHLFATTEQKLLGLNTAQSFHAVLEEMRLHHWPADVLLATGDLAQDGSRGAYQTLAQALFSLQTPTYWIPGNHDDPQAMREILAGSPIFVQRQVLLPPWQIILLDSTLPDQVGGYLASEQLSLLEFCLTQHPDFYTLVCLHHHPLSLGCDWMENIGLKNGPEFLRVVQAYPQVRGVLWGHVHQQFEQQQGNALLMSTPSTCIQFKPKTQEFSLDTQLPGYRWLELYSNGTLQTGVQRIAHLGVGQQIHMDSVGY; this is encoded by the coding sequence ATGGCAATAGTGGCTCCTCCCCCCCCCAAAGACCTGTGGCGTGTAGTACAGCTTACGGACCTGCACCTATTCGCTACAACCGAGCAAAAACTCCTAGGCTTGAATACTGCGCAGTCGTTTCACGCTGTTCTAGAAGAAATGCGGCTGCACCACTGGCCTGCTGATGTACTTTTGGCTACCGGGGATCTGGCTCAAGATGGCTCACGCGGGGCCTATCAGACTTTAGCTCAAGCCCTCTTCTCGCTCCAGACCCCGACCTACTGGATTCCTGGCAATCATGATGATCCCCAAGCCATGCGCGAGATCCTAGCCGGGTCACCGATCTTCGTGCAGCGGCAGGTGTTGCTTCCACCCTGGCAGATTATCCTGCTCGACTCAACGCTTCCAGATCAGGTGGGGGGTTATCTTGCCTCGGAGCAGTTGTCCCTCTTGGAGTTCTGCCTCACCCAGCACCCGGACTTCTATACGCTGGTCTGTCTGCACCATCATCCTCTCTCGCTGGGCTGTGACTGGATGGAAAACATCGGCCTCAAAAATGGCCCGGAGTTTCTGCGGGTAGTCCAAGCCTATCCTCAGGTGCGTGGAGTCCTGTGGGGGCACGTCCACCAACAGTTTGAACAGCAGCAAGGGAACGCCCTTTTGATGTCCACCCCCTCCACCTGTATTCAATTCAAACCTAAGACCCAGGAATTCTCCCTTGATACCCAACTGCCGGGATATCGCTGGCTTGAACTCTACAGCAACGGAACACTCCAGACCGGAGTTCAGCGCATCGCCCATCTTGGGGTAGGCCAACAGATTCACATGGATTCGGTGGGGTACTAA
- a CDS encoding FecR family protein, whose protein sequence is MNRCPQLLAAACLIMGLAAPVVAQALTQAQVFDSEAQPGRLQPNEVLMVENRTDLVFNDGSVARLNGGSRFQFRPTDRTFVLEQGALWLSVPPNNGGLRLSVGGVTAQSPGGNLVGLSKADGTIQFIAMARDPRGPVRVSRPGTKPQFLDAGQVLTLKPKDRALPRPQFVDLTDLLQSELFAGLLTPTPMPSAQSGLPMPLWEALAQPLSEIRQALAYQDELLKRGLLIRR, encoded by the coding sequence ATGAACCGTTGTCCACAACTCCTGGCAGCGGCCTGTCTTATTATGGGCCTTGCCGCTCCTGTAGTAGCTCAAGCTCTGACTCAGGCCCAAGTCTTTGACTCAGAAGCCCAACCTGGGCGACTACAGCCGAACGAAGTATTGATGGTGGAGAACCGTACCGATCTGGTCTTTAATGACGGGTCCGTCGCACGCCTCAACGGAGGTTCGCGCTTCCAGTTCCGGCCCACAGACCGTACGTTTGTGCTGGAGCAAGGGGCGCTGTGGCTTTCGGTTCCGCCCAACAATGGCGGACTCAGGCTATCTGTGGGAGGCGTTACGGCCCAGAGTCCGGGGGGGAATCTGGTGGGGCTCAGCAAGGCCGATGGCACGATTCAGTTTATCGCTATGGCCCGCGATCCGCGTGGCCCGGTACGGGTGAGTCGTCCCGGAACCAAGCCCCAATTCCTGGATGCAGGCCAAGTCCTTACGCTCAAACCCAAGGACCGAGCGCTGCCCAGACCCCAGTTTGTAGACTTGACTGACCTGCTCCAGTCAGAACTTTTCGCGGGGCTGTTGACCCCGACTCCTATGCCTTCGGCGCAGTCTGGACTCCCTATGCCCCTTTGGGAGGCTCTTGCCCAGCCTTTGAGTGAGATTCGTCAGGCCCTCGCCTATCAGGATGAGTTGTTGAAGCGCGGCCTGCTGATTCGGCGCTGA
- a CDS encoding DUF4330 domain-containing protein: MIDEQGKLWGRINVIDLAALVLLLLVAVGFFGLRGVQNSTAQTTQNKPVFLEFQMLVRGLSIADPEQLLKAGDRPRIIIRNQPAGQVLLAQVKVLPNTLPVGLPNGKINYVPDINSPYSRDILMTLRAEAQMTDDGAVVGGTKLKVATPIELETARYDIKGSVIGIHQVTAK; encoded by the coding sequence GTGATTGACGAACAAGGCAAACTCTGGGGGCGGATCAACGTCATCGATCTGGCTGCTCTAGTCCTGCTGCTGTTGGTTGCGGTAGGCTTTTTTGGCCTCCGGGGCGTGCAGAATTCCACCGCTCAAACCACCCAAAATAAACCTGTCTTCCTGGAATTTCAGATGCTTGTCCGGGGTCTCAGCATCGCCGACCCGGAGCAATTGCTCAAAGCAGGCGACCGGCCCCGCATCATTATCCGCAACCAACCTGCTGGACAGGTGCTACTCGCTCAAGTCAAAGTCCTCCCCAATACCCTCCCGGTGGGGCTGCCCAACGGCAAGATCAATTATGTGCCTGACATCAACTCCCCCTACAGCCGCGATATTCTCATGACCCTACGCGCTGAGGCACAGATGACCGACGATGGGGCGGTCGTCGGGGGGACCAAGCTTAAAGTTGCCACGCCGATTGAACTGGAGACAGCCCGTTACGACATCAAGGGCAGTGTCATTGGTATCCATCAGGTGACGGCGAAGTAA
- a CDS encoding NPCBM/NEW2 domain-containing protein — protein sequence MRRWWVLSVLTLLAATPGEAQVEGAPDVASFVTTSEPSLSLYDTIPFDNNHVEAGKFAIDGATQQKVWVLQGRKQAFVALDFGTKSPWTSFRTDLGTFAPYPGYTGPVAVQVFGDGRRIYGQSFTTQQAKVPLQINVQNVRTLTITIDPVCATSDTLNPRALSVYLANATFERTPVSAPAPSVNPAPVPCQAPLLVQDTPFTPPAETPAAPPAPVRARW from the coding sequence ATGCGACGTTGGTGGGTTTTGAGTGTCCTGACGCTGTTGGCGGCGACTCCGGGCGAGGCACAGGTGGAGGGCGCACCGGATGTGGCGTCGTTTGTGACCACTTCTGAGCCTAGCTTGTCGCTCTACGATACGATTCCTTTTGACAATAATCACGTCGAGGCGGGCAAGTTCGCCATTGACGGAGCCACCCAGCAAAAAGTTTGGGTTTTACAGGGCCGCAAGCAAGCATTTGTCGCCCTGGATTTTGGGACAAAGTCCCCCTGGACCTCCTTTAGGACCGACTTGGGGACGTTCGCGCCCTATCCGGGCTATACCGGCCCGGTCGCAGTGCAGGTCTTCGGGGATGGACGCCGCATTTACGGGCAGTCCTTCACCACCCAACAGGCCAAAGTGCCCCTGCAAATCAATGTACAAAACGTGCGGACCCTAACGATCACCATTGACCCGGTCTGCGCCACGAGCGATACGCTCAACCCCCGAGCCTTGAGCGTGTACCTAGCCAATGCGACCTTTGAGCGCACGCCCGTCTCAGCCCCTGCCCCGAGTGTAAATCCAGCCCCTGTCCCCTGTCAGGCTCCCCTGCTTGTTCAGGATACCCCTTTCACCCCACCCGCTGAGACCCCCGCTGCCCCACCTGCTCCGGTACGGGCTCGCTGGTAG
- a CDS encoding 4-hydroxybenzoate octaprenyltransferase: MTIIPGRLETIVRLLRWHKPAGRLILLIPALWGVFLAARGVPQVGLVLLMIVGAFATSAAGCVINDLWDRDIDPLVERTRERPLASRELTVQVAVGVGLVALLTAYGLTFFLNGLTFWLCVAAVPFIALYPSAKRFFPVPQLLLSLCWGFAVLISWSAVMGRLEPVTAWLWGATVLWTLGFDTVYALSDREDDLRVGVKSSAIFFGNYAPQAVGLFFLGTVALLAGVGWQMQLGYLYFLTLVWAGVWWAWQYKQLVQPEIPVSLYGKIFVDNVKIGFVLLAGMILGFS; this comes from the coding sequence ATGACGATTATTCCGGGCCGCCTAGAGACTATTGTCCGGCTACTGCGCTGGCACAAACCGGCGGGCCGTCTTATATTGCTCATCCCCGCTTTATGGGGGGTCTTTCTGGCGGCGCGCGGGGTGCCCCAAGTGGGGTTGGTCCTATTGATGATCGTCGGGGCTTTTGCCACCAGCGCCGCCGGCTGTGTCATCAATGACCTCTGGGACCGGGACATCGATCCTTTGGTGGAACGCACGCGGGAGCGGCCTCTGGCTTCTAGAGAACTGACGGTCCAAGTGGCGGTGGGTGTTGGTTTGGTGGCTCTGCTCACGGCCTACGGTCTGACCTTTTTTTTGAATGGGTTGACCTTTTGGCTGTGCGTGGCAGCGGTCCCTTTTATTGCCCTTTACCCGTCGGCAAAACGCTTTTTCCCGGTGCCCCAACTGCTCCTGTCGCTGTGTTGGGGTTTTGCGGTGCTCATCAGTTGGTCGGCGGTCATGGGGCGTTTGGAGCCGGTCACCGCTTGGTTATGGGGGGCGACTGTGCTGTGGACCCTGGGTTTTGATACGGTCTATGCTCTATCGGATCGCGAAGATGATTTGCGTGTAGGGGTCAAGTCGAGCGCAATCTTTTTCGGGAACTACGCCCCCCAAGCCGTGGGGCTTTTCTTTTTGGGCACGGTGGCGCTGTTGGCGGGGGTCGGCTGGCAGATGCAGCTAGGATACCTCTACTTCCTGACGTTAGTCTGGGCAGGGGTCTGGTGGGCGTGGCAGTACAAGCAGTTAGTCCAGCCGGAAATTCCGGTATCCCTCTACGGCAAGATCTTTGTTGATAATGTCAAGATTGGGTTTGTGCTCTTGGCGGGAATGATATTGGGGTTTAGTTAG
- a CDS encoding type I restriction endonuclease subunit R: protein MQLSPGYPRSRHTRAKLPQNVRSAQSRASNRCRVCPTVGSACHDVFAAARHLRERNSFERDDGTPLFYTLVNIKDWCKNTFEVVNQLRINTDSSHHRYDVLLLINGVPVVQIELKTLDISPRCAMQQIVDYKNDPGNGYSKTLLCFLQLFIVSNRSDTWYFANNNSRHFSFNADERFLPLYQFAGEDNKKITHLDSFSETFLAKCTLGQMISRYMVLVASEQKLMMMRPYQIYAVKAIVACIHQNCGNGYIWHTTGSGKTLTSFKASTLLKDNPDIEKCLFVVDRKDLDRQTREEFNKFQEGCVEENTNTETLVQRLLSDNYADKMIVTTIQKLGLALDDSPKSSGRGDYKKRLEPLSQKRIVFIFDECHRSQFGENHRAIKEFFPKAQLFGFTGTPIFEENASYQQIQGQQASYTTTEDIFQQQLHAYTITDAIEDRNVLRFHIDYYKPEGNHTPGEALAKKAIVEAILAKHDAATAGRKFNAILATSSINDAIEYHRLFQEIQAQKQTEDSTFKPLNIACVFSPPAEGNKDVQQIQEDLPQEKADNQVAPDEKKAALKAIIADYNTRYGTNHDINTFDLYYQDVQKRIKDQQYPNQDLPHAQKIDVVIVVDMLLTGFDSKFLNTLYVDKNLKYHGLIQALSRTNRVLNDTKPSGKILDFRQQQQSVDQAITLFSGEHQEKAKEIWLVDPAPAVIDKLETAVTKLDEFMQSQGVTYAPEEVANLKGDAARSQFINLFKEVQRLKTQLDQYTDLTPENTTAIDQVIPPDQLQAFRGVYLETAQRLKAQQDKGGNAASLEAQQLDFEFVLFASAVIDYDYIMTLLARYTQEQPGKQKMSRDELIGLIQSDAKFMDDREDIAAYISTLQVGKGLDEKAIRQGYERFKAEKSSRELAEIATKHGLEPDALQAFVDGILQRMIFDGEQLSDLLAPLELGWKARTKKELALMEDLIPLLKKLAQGREISGLGAYEQ from the coding sequence ATACAGCTATCGCCCGGATATCCGCGATCGCGCCACACTAGAGCAAAACTTCCGCAAAATGTTCGAAGCGCTCAATCGCGTGCATCTAACCGATGCCGAGTTTGCCCGACTGTTGGATCAGCTTGTCACGATGTCTTTGCCGCCGCCCGGCACCTGCGCGAGCGCAATAGCTTTGAGCGAGACGACGGCACGCCGCTGTTCTACACCCTGGTCAATATCAAGGACTGGTGCAAAAACACCTTTGAGGTGGTCAACCAACTCCGCATCAACACCGACAGCAGCCACCACCGCTATGATGTGCTCCTGCTGATCAATGGCGTGCCGGTGGTACAAATCGAGCTAAAAACCCTGGACATTAGCCCGCGCTGCGCCATGCAGCAGATCGTCGATTATAAAAACGACCCCGGCAACGGCTACAGCAAAACCCTGCTGTGCTTCCTGCAACTGTTCATCGTCAGCAACCGCAGCGATACTTGGTACTTCGCTAACAACAACAGCCGTCACTTTAGCTTTAACGCAGATGAGCGATTTCTGCCGCTCTACCAGTTCGCCGGAGAGGACAACAAAAAAATTACCCATCTGGATAGTTTCTCCGAGACGTTTTTAGCCAAATGCACGTTGGGGCAAATGATCAGCCGCTACATGGTTCTGGTGGCCAGCGAACAAAAATTGATGATGATGCGCCCCTATCAGATTTATGCCGTCAAGGCCATTGTCGCGTGCATTCACCAGAACTGCGGCAATGGCTATATCTGGCACACCACCGGCAGCGGTAAGACGCTCACGTCCTTCAAGGCATCCACGCTGCTCAAGGACAACCCGGACATTGAAAAATGCCTATTTGTAGTGGATCGCAAGGATTTGGATCGTCAGACGCGCGAAGAGTTCAACAAGTTTCAGGAAGGCTGCGTTGAAGAAAACACCAACACCGAAACCCTGGTGCAGCGGCTGCTCTCCGACAACTACGCCGATAAGATGATCGTCACCACCATCCAGAAGCTCGGTCTGGCGCTGGATGACAGCCCTAAAAGCAGTGGCAGGGGCGACTACAAGAAACGGTTGGAGCCGCTCAGTCAAAAACGCATCGTCTTCATCTTTGACGAATGCCATCGCTCGCAATTTGGCGAGAACCACAGGGCGATCAAGGAATTTTTCCCAAAGGCTCAGCTATTCGGCTTTACCGGCACGCCGATTTTTGAGGAAAACGCCAGTTATCAGCAGATTCAAGGTCAGCAAGCTTCCTACACAACCACAGAAGACATCTTCCAGCAACAACTGCACGCCTACACCATCACCGACGCCATCGAAGACCGCAATGTCCTGCGCTTCCACATCGACTATTACAAGCCCGAAGGCAATCACACACCAGGGGAAGCCCTAGCTAAGAAAGCGATCGTGGAGGCGATTTTGGCCAAGCACGATGCTGCCACTGCTGGGCGCAAGTTCAACGCCATTCTGGCCACAAGCTCCATCAATGACGCTATCGAATACCATCGCTTGTTCCAGGAAATCCAAGCCCAAAAACAGACCGAAGACAGCACTTTCAAGCCTTTGAATATTGCCTGTGTGTTTTCCCCACCTGCTGAAGGCAATAAGGACGTGCAGCAGATTCAGGAAGATTTACCCCAGGAAAAGGCTGACAACCAGGTCGCCCCGGACGAGAAGAAGGCGGCGCTGAAGGCTATCATTGCCGATTACAACACCCGCTATGGCACCAATCACGACATCAACACCTTTGACCTGTACTATCAGGATGTGCAAAAGCGCATTAAGGATCAGCAATACCCCAATCAGGACTTGCCCCATGCCCAGAAGATCGATGTGGTGATCGTGGTGGATATGCTGCTCACGGGTTTCGATTCCAAATTCCTGAATACGCTCTATGTGGATAAAAATCTGAAGTACCACGGGTTGATTCAGGCGCTTTCGCGCACCAATCGGGTGCTGAATGATACTAAGCCTTCCGGCAAAATTCTCGACTTTCGCCAGCAGCAGCAGTCAGTTGATCAAGCCATTACCCTTTTCTCTGGGGAACATCAGGAAAAAGCCAAAGAAATCTGGCTGGTCGATCCGGCTCCGGCGGTAATCGACAAACTGGAAACAGCGGTCACCAAGCTGGATGAGTTCATGCAGTCTCAGGGCGTGACCTATGCCCCAGAAGAGGTGGCCAATCTCAAGGGCGATGCCGCCCGCAGCCAGTTCATTAATCTGTTTAAGGAAGTCCAGCGGCTCAAAACCCAGCTTGACCAATACACCGATCTCACGCCAGAAAATACCACCGCCATCGATCAGGTGATTCCCCCAGACCAGTTGCAAGCCTTTCGGGGGGTGTATCTGGAAACGGCCCAGCGTTTGAAGGCTCAGCAAGACAAAGGTGGCAACGCGGCCAGCTTGGAGGCGCAGCAGCTCGATTTTGAATTTGTGCTGTTTGCCTCGGCGGTGATTGATTATGACTACATCATGACGCTACTGGCTCGCTATACTCAGGAGCAACCGGGTAAGCAGAAGATGAGCCGCGATGAGTTGATTGGCTTGATCCAGTCCGATGCGAAGTTTATGGACGATCGGGAAGATATTGCCGCCTATATCAGCACGCTGCAAGTGGGCAAAGGATTGGACGAGAAGGCGATCCGCCAGGGATATGAGAGGTTCAAGGCAGAAAAGAGCAGCCGCGAGCTGGCGGAGATTGCCACCAAGCACGGGCTGGAACCTGATGCGCTGCAAGCGTTTGTGGATGGCATTTTGCAGCGGATGATTTTCGATGGGGAACAGCTTAGCGACCTGCTGGCTCCCTTGGAGTTGGGCTGGAAGGCTCGCACAAAAAAGGAACTGGCGCTGATGGAGGATCTAATTCCGCTGTTGAAGAAGCTGGCGCAGGGGCGGGAGATTTCGGGGTTGGGGGCTTATGAGCAATAA
- a CDS encoding DUF2281 domain-containing protein — MNPILQQIQHHAAVLPLSSQAELLNYAVYLEQKAREKMPVTSPQARRDRLTAALAQAVALNPFAEIVDPVSWQREQRQDPSLPGRNDAD, encoded by the coding sequence ATGAACCCGATTCTGCAACAAATTCAACACCATGCCGCTGTCCTGCCGTTATCATCGCAGGCGGAGCTACTGAACTATGCTGTTTACCTAGAACAAAAGGCACGGGAAAAAATGCCTGTCACTTCACCCCAAGCCCGCCGCGATCGCTTGACAGCAGCATTGGCGCAAGCGGTTGCCTTAAATCCTTTTGCGGAGATTGTAGACCCGGTTTCCTGGCAACGTGAACAACGTCAAGACCCCTCCTTGCCTGGGAGAAACGATGCTGATTGA
- a CDS encoding type II toxin-antitoxin system VapC family toxin — MLIDSNLIIYATQPPYTQLRSWLVNDATHYSAISRLETLGYHHLGDAGKQAIMAILENLDILMINTVTLEIAIALRQQRKMSLGDALIAATCLEHDLPLATANDKDFEWIADLVIHNPLEQGAGDFGVGGV; from the coding sequence ATGCTGATTGACAGCAACTTGATTATTTACGCCACACAACCGCCCTATACCCAATTGCGTAGCTGGTTAGTGAATGATGCCACCCATTATTCTGCTATCAGCCGTCTGGAAACATTGGGCTACCACCATTTAGGCGACGCTGGAAAACAGGCAATTATGGCGATTTTAGAAAACTTGGATATTTTGATGATCAACACGGTCACGCTTGAAATTGCCATTGCGCTGCGCCAACAGCGAAAAATGTCGCTAGGCGATGCCCTAATTGCCGCAACCTGTTTAGAACATGACTTACCGTTAGCAACGGCAAATGATAAGGATTTTGAGTGGATAGCGGACTTAGTGATACATAATCCATTAGAACAAGGGGCGGGAGATTTCGGGGTTGGGGGCGTATGA